Within Streptomyces antibioticus, the genomic segment GGAAGCAACTCCTGCGGCTGATGGAGGTGTCCCGGCAGCACCATGTGACCGTGCAGATCTACCCGTTCGAGGCAGGCATCTACGCCGCCCACAGCCGGTCGTTCGTCCTCTTCGGCACCGGAGTCCCCGACCTCGACACGGTCTACCTGGAGCACCCCACGGACTCGCAGTTCCTGTGGGATGGAGTCCAACTGGACGAGTACGCCAAGATGTTCGAGCGGCTCGCGGAGCTGGCGCTGGCACCCGTGGACCCGGAGTCCTCACCCGAGTCCCATGCGTCACGCGACTCCCTGAGCCTCATCCAGCATGTGATGTACACCCTCTGAAAGGACCCGGTCGTGCCTCAACTCGCCTGGCAGAAGTCATCGTTCAGCACGGGCGGCGAGGGCGAGTGCGTGGAGGTCGCCATATCCGCCCCGTCCCTCATCCACCTCCGCGAGAGCGACCACCCCCACGACACGACCACCACCACACCTCGTGCCCTCGCGCTTCTCCTCCACGCGCTCAAGGGCGG encodes:
- a CDS encoding DUF397 domain-containing protein, giving the protein MPQLAWQKSSFSTGGEGECVEVAISAPSLIHLRESDHPHDTTTTTPRALALLLHALKGGGLRT